In Populus alba chromosome 1, ASM523922v2, whole genome shotgun sequence, a single window of DNA contains:
- the LOC118048999 gene encoding auxin-responsive protein SAUR78 — protein MKKISLILRKCKSLSRQLGRSSSYSSLRSKSNREDLWGGHDHKQEDENQATIFVGSTRKRYVISSKYLSHPLVNALIEKSKQKPGEDSIVAVRCEVVFFDHLLWMLENADPSVNFGSLEELADLYMF, from the coding sequence atgaagaagaTCAGTTTGATACTACGTAAATGCAAGAGCCTGTCGAGGCAACTAGGGAGATCTTCGTCTTACAGTAGCCTGAGGTCCAAATCTAACAGAGAAGATTTATGGGGTGGTCATGATCATAAGCAAGAAGATGAAAACCAAGCGACTATATTTGTTGGAAGCACGAGGAAGAGGTATGTCATCAGCTCCAAGTATCTGAGTCATCCTTTAGTGAATGCTCTCATCGAGAAGTCAAAGCAAAAGCCGGGAGAGGATAGCATTGTGGCGGTGAGATGCGAGGTTGTCTTTTTCGACCACCTTTTATGGATGCTTGAAAATGCAGATCCAAGTGTTAATTTTGGTTCTTTGGAAGAACTAGCTGATCTCTACATGTTCTAG
- the LOC118049001 gene encoding protein PAT1 homolog isoform X1: MMMDGGSIEQAPKIGDNSTEGAVFDASQYAFFGKDHVEEVELGGLEDDGELPAADFEEEEFLFDRQEGEVLRSLSDIDDLAITFSKLNKGVNEPRSTGIIGDMGSRESSSAAEWAKGEDFPNWFDQQLPDGVEDGTRWSSQPYSSTALLAESKHLYRTTSYPEQQQQQQQQQPHHQHYSSEPILVPKSSYASNPPLGGQSPQSSPNRSHLNIQYLAGGHQIALSPFSNSQLPLSSLHHGSPHYGGNLPQFSSGLSANSRPPSQWVNHTGLYPGDHPNRLTNMLQPPLSHQNGIMPPQLIPQLQSQQHRLHPPVQSSSGHLLGMQSQVFNPHLSLSPPMTNNFDTMLGLTDRDQRPKSVQKVRPMVRYPQQGFDVNGQKFDIGWPQFRSKYMATDEIETILRMQLAATQSNDPYVDDYYHQACLSKKTARAKLRHHFCPTHLRDLPPRARANAEPHAFLQVDALGRIPFSSIRRPRPLLEVEPPNSTGGGNTEQNSAEKPLEQEPMLAARVTIEDGLCLLLDVDDIDRFLEFNQFHEGGTQLRRRRQALLEGLAASMQLVDPLGKNGHTVGLAPKDDFVFLRLVSLPKGRKLLARYLQLIFPGGDLMRIVCMAIFRHLRFLFGGLLFDIGVAETTNNLARAVSLCVRRMDLCSLSACLAAVVCSSEQPPLRPLGSSAGNGASLILLSVLERATELLNDLHDASDYNVTNGALWKASFDEFFSLLIKYCINKYDGIMQSSLSDSDPAESIKRELPMELLRASVPLTNDYQKKLLYDLSQRSLVGQVGGNGGDIKSEVVLS, encoded by the exons ATGATGATGGATGGGGGTAGTATTGAACAAGCTCCCAAGATTGGAGATAACTCTACAG AAGGTGCTGTATTTGATGCATCTCAATATGCATTCTTTGGTAAAGATCATGTTGAGGAAGTTGAGTTAGGTGGGTTGGAGGATGATGGGGAGTTGCCTGCCGCTGATTTTGAAGAGGAAGAGTTTCTCTTTGATAGACAAGAG GGTGAGGTTTTACGATCTCTATCTGACATTGATGATCTTGCAATTACATTTTCAAAG TTGAACAAGGGTGTCAATGAACCGAGAAGCACTGGGATAATTGGTGATATGGGCTCCAGAGAAA GTTCATCTGCTGCTGAATGGGCAAAGGGAGAGGATTTTCCTAATTGGTTTGACCAGCAGCTACCTGACGGCGTTGAGGATGGCACAAGATGGTCGTCGCAGCCATATTCTTCTACTGCTCTCCTTGCAGAATCAAAGCATCTATACCGAACCACTTCATACCctgagcagcagcagcagcagcagcagcagcaaccacACCACCAACACTACTCTAGTGAACCTATTCTTGTGCCAAAATCTTCTTACGCTTCAAATCCTCCCCTGGGTGGCCAATCTCCACAGTCCTCACCGAACCGCAGTCATCTAAATATTCAATATCTTGCTGGTGGCCACCAAATAGCATTATCCCCCTTCTCTAATTCTCAGCTTCCATTGAGCAGCTTACATCATGGATCACCACATTACGGTGGGAATTTGCCTCAATTCAGTTCTGGTCTTTCTGCTAATAGCCGGCCACCAAGCCAATGGGTCAACCATACAGGCTTATATCCTGGAGATCATCCCAACCGCTTGACCAATATGTTGCAACCACCACTATCTCATCAGAATGGGATCATGCCTCCACAGTTGATCCCACAACTTCAGTCACAACAGCATAGGTTGCACCCCCCAGTTCAGTCGTCATCGGGCCATTTATTGGGCATGCAATCTCAAGTGTTCAATCCCCATCTCTCTTTATCCCCACCAATGACGAACAACTTTGACACAATGCTTGGTCTGACTGATAGAGATCAAAGACCAAAATCAGTTCAGAAAGTTAGACCAATGGTGCGTTATCCTCAACAAGGCTTTGATGTCAATGGTCAGAAGTTTGATATTGGCTGGCCGCAGTTCAGATCCAAGTATATGGCTACTGATGAAATTGAAACTATTCTCAGAATGCAGCTAGCTGCAACACAGAGTAATGACCCATACGTGGATGACTATTATCACCAGGCTTGCCTTTCAAAAAAAACAGCCAGGGCAAAGCTCAGACATCATTTCTGCCCAACACACTTGAGGGATCTTCCTCCCCGAGCACGAGCTAATGCTGAGCCGCATGCTTTTCTCCAGGTCGATGCTCTTGGGAGAATTCCTTTCTCTTCGATTCGTAGGCCTCGACCTCTTCTTGAAGTTGAACCTCCAAATTCTACTGGTGGTGGTAATACCGAGCAGAATTCTGCTGAGAAGCCCCTAGAACAGGAGCCAATGCTTGCAGCTAGAGTCACAATTGAAGATGGTCTTTGCCTTCTTCTTGATGTAGATGATATTGATCGTTTTCTAGAATTCAATCAGTTCCATGAGGGTGGAACCCAGTTGAGACGCAGGAGGCAGGCCTTGTTGGAAGGGCTGGCAGCATCCATGCAATTGGTTGACCCTCTCGGCAAGAATGGCCACACAGTTGGACTTGCTCCCAAGGATGATTTTGTGTTCTTGCGTTTAGTATCTCTTCCCAAGGGACGGAAGCTCCTTGCAAGGTACCTTCAACTTATTTTTCCGGGTGGTGATCTCATGCGGATTGTCTGCATGGCCATTTTTCGTCATTTAAGGTTTTTGTTTGGAGGTCTCCTGTTTGATATTGGAGTTGCAGAAACCACAAATAACCTTGCAAGGGCTGTATCATTATGTGTTCGTCGCATGGATCTTTGTTCCCTCAGTGCCTGTCTTGCTGCTGTGGTTTGCTCCTCAGAGCAGCCGCCCCTTCGCCCCCTTGGAAGCTCAGCCGGAAATGGGGCATCCCTCATATTATTGTCTGTGTTGGAGAGAGCAACTGAACTATTAAATGATCTTCATGATGCTAGCGACTACAATGTGACAAATGGGGCACTTTGGAAGGCCTCATTTGATGAGTTTTTTAGCCTGCTTATTAAATATTGCATAAATAAATACGATGGAATTATGCAGTCTTCTCTATCAGATTCAGATCCAGCTGAATCTATTAAGAGGGAACTACCTATGGAGCTCTTGCGTGCAAGTGTTCCCCTCACTAATGACTACCAGAAAAAGCTGTTATATGATCTTTCCCAGCGTTCCTTAGTTGGTCAGGTTGGTGGTAATGGTGGTGACATCAAATCTGAAGTGGTACTGAGTTAA
- the LOC118049000 gene encoding uncharacterized protein, with product MARVACSNLVPALSLLPKKSTSSFPLCRNHSFFTNNAQFTGFFGIANRRFSASSAKISMSLKAGIVGLPNVGKSTLFNAVVENGKAQAANFPFCTIEPNVGIVAVPDSRLNVLSELSKSQRAVPASIEFVDIAGLVKGASQGEGLGNKFLSHIREVDSILQVVRCFDDNDIVHVNGKVDPKSDIDVINLELVFSDLDQIEKRLEKLKKGKARDSQSKLKEEAEKSALERIQEALMDGKPARSVALTDFEKDAVKHLCLLTMKPVIYVANVAESELADAGNNPYVKEVMNLASELQSGLVTISAQVESELTELPFEERNEFLKSLGVSESGLGNLITATYSLLGLRTYFTSGEKESKAWTIHAGMTAPQAAGVIHSDFEKGFIRAETVSYDDFVAAGSLAAAREKGLLRSEGKDYIVQEGDVMLFRFNV from the exons ATGGCAAGAGTAGCATGCAGCAACCTTGTACCTGCCTTGTCTCTTCTTCCAAAGAAATCAACATCATCATTTCCTCTGTGTAGAAACCATTCTTTCTTCACTAACAACGCCCAATTTACAGGGTTTTTTGGGATTGCCAATAGGCGGTTTTCCGCTTCTTCTGCAAAAATAAGCATGAGCTTGAAAGCTGGAATTGTTGGCCTTCCTAACGTTGGCAAATCCACTCTCTTCAATGCTGTT GTGGAGAATGGAAAAGCTCAAGCTGCTAATTTTCCGTTTTGTACAATAGAGCCGAATGTAGGGATTGTTGCTGTTCCAGATTCAAGACTCAATGTACTTTCTGAACTAAGCAAGTCTCAACGAGCCGTCCCGGCATCTATTGAATTTGTAGATATTGCTGGCCTTGTCAAGGGTGCCAGTCAAGGGGAG GGGTTGGGTAACAAGTTCTTATCTCATATTCGAGAAGTTGATTCCATTCTTCAG GTTGTTCGCTGTTTTGATGATAATGACATTGTTCATGTAAATGGCAAGGTCGATCCTAAATCTGATATTGATGTAATCAACTTAGAGCTTGTTTTCTCAGACTTGGATCAG ATTGAGAAAAGATTAGAGAAGCTCAAGAAAGGGAAGGCAAGGGATTCACAATCAAAACTCAAG GAAGAGGCTGAAAAGTCTGCCTTGGAAAGGATTCAAGAGGCACTCATGGATGGAAAACCAGCACGATCTGTAGCATTAACAGATTTTGAGAAGGATGCAGTAAAGCATCTTTGCTTGCTTACTATGAAACCAGTCATATATGTGGCAAATGTTGCAGAATCTGAACTAGCTGATGCTGGAAATAATCCTTATGTCAAAGAAGTGATGAATCTTGCATCCGAGTTACAATCTGGACTAGTTACAATTTCTGCACAG GTTGAATCAGAGCTTACAGAACTGCCATTTGAAGAACGAAATGAATTTCTGAAATCACTTGGTGTTAGTGAAAGCGGCCTTGGAAACCTCATCACAGCAACATATAGCCTTTTGGGGTTGCGTACATACTTTACCTCTGGAGAGAAG GAATCAAAAGCATGGACTATACATGCTG GAATGACAGCACCTCAAGCTGCTGGAGTTATACATTCTGACTTTGAGAAGGGTTTTATTCGAGCTGAGACA gTGTCTTATGATGATTTCGTGGCTGCTGGTTCGCTTGCTGCCGCGAGGGAAAAAGGACTT TTGAGATCTGAGGGCAAGGACTACATAGTTCAAGAAGGAGATGTAATGCTGTTTCGTTTCAACGTTTAA
- the LOC118049001 gene encoding protein PAT1 homolog isoform X2 has protein sequence MMMDGGSIEQAPKIGDNSTGAVFDASQYAFFGKDHVEEVELGGLEDDGELPAADFEEEEFLFDRQEGEVLRSLSDIDDLAITFSKLNKGVNEPRSTGIIGDMGSRESSSAAEWAKGEDFPNWFDQQLPDGVEDGTRWSSQPYSSTALLAESKHLYRTTSYPEQQQQQQQQQPHHQHYSSEPILVPKSSYASNPPLGGQSPQSSPNRSHLNIQYLAGGHQIALSPFSNSQLPLSSLHHGSPHYGGNLPQFSSGLSANSRPPSQWVNHTGLYPGDHPNRLTNMLQPPLSHQNGIMPPQLIPQLQSQQHRLHPPVQSSSGHLLGMQSQVFNPHLSLSPPMTNNFDTMLGLTDRDQRPKSVQKVRPMVRYPQQGFDVNGQKFDIGWPQFRSKYMATDEIETILRMQLAATQSNDPYVDDYYHQACLSKKTARAKLRHHFCPTHLRDLPPRARANAEPHAFLQVDALGRIPFSSIRRPRPLLEVEPPNSTGGGNTEQNSAEKPLEQEPMLAARVTIEDGLCLLLDVDDIDRFLEFNQFHEGGTQLRRRRQALLEGLAASMQLVDPLGKNGHTVGLAPKDDFVFLRLVSLPKGRKLLARYLQLIFPGGDLMRIVCMAIFRHLRFLFGGLLFDIGVAETTNNLARAVSLCVRRMDLCSLSACLAAVVCSSEQPPLRPLGSSAGNGASLILLSVLERATELLNDLHDASDYNVTNGALWKASFDEFFSLLIKYCINKYDGIMQSSLSDSDPAESIKRELPMELLRASVPLTNDYQKKLLYDLSQRSLVGQVGGNGGDIKSEVVLS, from the exons ATGATGATGGATGGGGGTAGTATTGAACAAGCTCCCAAGATTGGAGATAACTCTACAG GTGCTGTATTTGATGCATCTCAATATGCATTCTTTGGTAAAGATCATGTTGAGGAAGTTGAGTTAGGTGGGTTGGAGGATGATGGGGAGTTGCCTGCCGCTGATTTTGAAGAGGAAGAGTTTCTCTTTGATAGACAAGAG GGTGAGGTTTTACGATCTCTATCTGACATTGATGATCTTGCAATTACATTTTCAAAG TTGAACAAGGGTGTCAATGAACCGAGAAGCACTGGGATAATTGGTGATATGGGCTCCAGAGAAA GTTCATCTGCTGCTGAATGGGCAAAGGGAGAGGATTTTCCTAATTGGTTTGACCAGCAGCTACCTGACGGCGTTGAGGATGGCACAAGATGGTCGTCGCAGCCATATTCTTCTACTGCTCTCCTTGCAGAATCAAAGCATCTATACCGAACCACTTCATACCctgagcagcagcagcagcagcagcagcagcaaccacACCACCAACACTACTCTAGTGAACCTATTCTTGTGCCAAAATCTTCTTACGCTTCAAATCCTCCCCTGGGTGGCCAATCTCCACAGTCCTCACCGAACCGCAGTCATCTAAATATTCAATATCTTGCTGGTGGCCACCAAATAGCATTATCCCCCTTCTCTAATTCTCAGCTTCCATTGAGCAGCTTACATCATGGATCACCACATTACGGTGGGAATTTGCCTCAATTCAGTTCTGGTCTTTCTGCTAATAGCCGGCCACCAAGCCAATGGGTCAACCATACAGGCTTATATCCTGGAGATCATCCCAACCGCTTGACCAATATGTTGCAACCACCACTATCTCATCAGAATGGGATCATGCCTCCACAGTTGATCCCACAACTTCAGTCACAACAGCATAGGTTGCACCCCCCAGTTCAGTCGTCATCGGGCCATTTATTGGGCATGCAATCTCAAGTGTTCAATCCCCATCTCTCTTTATCCCCACCAATGACGAACAACTTTGACACAATGCTTGGTCTGACTGATAGAGATCAAAGACCAAAATCAGTTCAGAAAGTTAGACCAATGGTGCGTTATCCTCAACAAGGCTTTGATGTCAATGGTCAGAAGTTTGATATTGGCTGGCCGCAGTTCAGATCCAAGTATATGGCTACTGATGAAATTGAAACTATTCTCAGAATGCAGCTAGCTGCAACACAGAGTAATGACCCATACGTGGATGACTATTATCACCAGGCTTGCCTTTCAAAAAAAACAGCCAGGGCAAAGCTCAGACATCATTTCTGCCCAACACACTTGAGGGATCTTCCTCCCCGAGCACGAGCTAATGCTGAGCCGCATGCTTTTCTCCAGGTCGATGCTCTTGGGAGAATTCCTTTCTCTTCGATTCGTAGGCCTCGACCTCTTCTTGAAGTTGAACCTCCAAATTCTACTGGTGGTGGTAATACCGAGCAGAATTCTGCTGAGAAGCCCCTAGAACAGGAGCCAATGCTTGCAGCTAGAGTCACAATTGAAGATGGTCTTTGCCTTCTTCTTGATGTAGATGATATTGATCGTTTTCTAGAATTCAATCAGTTCCATGAGGGTGGAACCCAGTTGAGACGCAGGAGGCAGGCCTTGTTGGAAGGGCTGGCAGCATCCATGCAATTGGTTGACCCTCTCGGCAAGAATGGCCACACAGTTGGACTTGCTCCCAAGGATGATTTTGTGTTCTTGCGTTTAGTATCTCTTCCCAAGGGACGGAAGCTCCTTGCAAGGTACCTTCAACTTATTTTTCCGGGTGGTGATCTCATGCGGATTGTCTGCATGGCCATTTTTCGTCATTTAAGGTTTTTGTTTGGAGGTCTCCTGTTTGATATTGGAGTTGCAGAAACCACAAATAACCTTGCAAGGGCTGTATCATTATGTGTTCGTCGCATGGATCTTTGTTCCCTCAGTGCCTGTCTTGCTGCTGTGGTTTGCTCCTCAGAGCAGCCGCCCCTTCGCCCCCTTGGAAGCTCAGCCGGAAATGGGGCATCCCTCATATTATTGTCTGTGTTGGAGAGAGCAACTGAACTATTAAATGATCTTCATGATGCTAGCGACTACAATGTGACAAATGGGGCACTTTGGAAGGCCTCATTTGATGAGTTTTTTAGCCTGCTTATTAAATATTGCATAAATAAATACGATGGAATTATGCAGTCTTCTCTATCAGATTCAGATCCAGCTGAATCTATTAAGAGGGAACTACCTATGGAGCTCTTGCGTGCAAGTGTTCCCCTCACTAATGACTACCAGAAAAAGCTGTTATATGATCTTTCCCAGCGTTCCTTAGTTGGTCAGGTTGGTGGTAATGGTGGTGACATCAAATCTGAAGTGGTACTGAGTTAA
- the LOC118049001 gene encoding protein PAT1 homolog isoform X3, whose protein sequence is MIEGLQGEVLRSLSDIDDLAITFSKLNKGVNEPRSTGIIGDMGSRESSSAAEWAKGEDFPNWFDQQLPDGVEDGTRWSSQPYSSTALLAESKHLYRTTSYPEQQQQQQQQQPHHQHYSSEPILVPKSSYASNPPLGGQSPQSSPNRSHLNIQYLAGGHQIALSPFSNSQLPLSSLHHGSPHYGGNLPQFSSGLSANSRPPSQWVNHTGLYPGDHPNRLTNMLQPPLSHQNGIMPPQLIPQLQSQQHRLHPPVQSSSGHLLGMQSQVFNPHLSLSPPMTNNFDTMLGLTDRDQRPKSVQKVRPMVRYPQQGFDVNGQKFDIGWPQFRSKYMATDEIETILRMQLAATQSNDPYVDDYYHQACLSKKTARAKLRHHFCPTHLRDLPPRARANAEPHAFLQVDALGRIPFSSIRRPRPLLEVEPPNSTGGGNTEQNSAEKPLEQEPMLAARVTIEDGLCLLLDVDDIDRFLEFNQFHEGGTQLRRRRQALLEGLAASMQLVDPLGKNGHTVGLAPKDDFVFLRLVSLPKGRKLLARYLQLIFPGGDLMRIVCMAIFRHLRFLFGGLLFDIGVAETTNNLARAVSLCVRRMDLCSLSACLAAVVCSSEQPPLRPLGSSAGNGASLILLSVLERATELLNDLHDASDYNVTNGALWKASFDEFFSLLIKYCINKYDGIMQSSLSDSDPAESIKRELPMELLRASVPLTNDYQKKLLYDLSQRSLVGQVGGNGGDIKSEVVLS, encoded by the exons ATGATTGAGGGGCTGCAG GGTGAGGTTTTACGATCTCTATCTGACATTGATGATCTTGCAATTACATTTTCAAAG TTGAACAAGGGTGTCAATGAACCGAGAAGCACTGGGATAATTGGTGATATGGGCTCCAGAGAAA GTTCATCTGCTGCTGAATGGGCAAAGGGAGAGGATTTTCCTAATTGGTTTGACCAGCAGCTACCTGACGGCGTTGAGGATGGCACAAGATGGTCGTCGCAGCCATATTCTTCTACTGCTCTCCTTGCAGAATCAAAGCATCTATACCGAACCACTTCATACCctgagcagcagcagcagcagcagcagcagcaaccacACCACCAACACTACTCTAGTGAACCTATTCTTGTGCCAAAATCTTCTTACGCTTCAAATCCTCCCCTGGGTGGCCAATCTCCACAGTCCTCACCGAACCGCAGTCATCTAAATATTCAATATCTTGCTGGTGGCCACCAAATAGCATTATCCCCCTTCTCTAATTCTCAGCTTCCATTGAGCAGCTTACATCATGGATCACCACATTACGGTGGGAATTTGCCTCAATTCAGTTCTGGTCTTTCTGCTAATAGCCGGCCACCAAGCCAATGGGTCAACCATACAGGCTTATATCCTGGAGATCATCCCAACCGCTTGACCAATATGTTGCAACCACCACTATCTCATCAGAATGGGATCATGCCTCCACAGTTGATCCCACAACTTCAGTCACAACAGCATAGGTTGCACCCCCCAGTTCAGTCGTCATCGGGCCATTTATTGGGCATGCAATCTCAAGTGTTCAATCCCCATCTCTCTTTATCCCCACCAATGACGAACAACTTTGACACAATGCTTGGTCTGACTGATAGAGATCAAAGACCAAAATCAGTTCAGAAAGTTAGACCAATGGTGCGTTATCCTCAACAAGGCTTTGATGTCAATGGTCAGAAGTTTGATATTGGCTGGCCGCAGTTCAGATCCAAGTATATGGCTACTGATGAAATTGAAACTATTCTCAGAATGCAGCTAGCTGCAACACAGAGTAATGACCCATACGTGGATGACTATTATCACCAGGCTTGCCTTTCAAAAAAAACAGCCAGGGCAAAGCTCAGACATCATTTCTGCCCAACACACTTGAGGGATCTTCCTCCCCGAGCACGAGCTAATGCTGAGCCGCATGCTTTTCTCCAGGTCGATGCTCTTGGGAGAATTCCTTTCTCTTCGATTCGTAGGCCTCGACCTCTTCTTGAAGTTGAACCTCCAAATTCTACTGGTGGTGGTAATACCGAGCAGAATTCTGCTGAGAAGCCCCTAGAACAGGAGCCAATGCTTGCAGCTAGAGTCACAATTGAAGATGGTCTTTGCCTTCTTCTTGATGTAGATGATATTGATCGTTTTCTAGAATTCAATCAGTTCCATGAGGGTGGAACCCAGTTGAGACGCAGGAGGCAGGCCTTGTTGGAAGGGCTGGCAGCATCCATGCAATTGGTTGACCCTCTCGGCAAGAATGGCCACACAGTTGGACTTGCTCCCAAGGATGATTTTGTGTTCTTGCGTTTAGTATCTCTTCCCAAGGGACGGAAGCTCCTTGCAAGGTACCTTCAACTTATTTTTCCGGGTGGTGATCTCATGCGGATTGTCTGCATGGCCATTTTTCGTCATTTAAGGTTTTTGTTTGGAGGTCTCCTGTTTGATATTGGAGTTGCAGAAACCACAAATAACCTTGCAAGGGCTGTATCATTATGTGTTCGTCGCATGGATCTTTGTTCCCTCAGTGCCTGTCTTGCTGCTGTGGTTTGCTCCTCAGAGCAGCCGCCCCTTCGCCCCCTTGGAAGCTCAGCCGGAAATGGGGCATCCCTCATATTATTGTCTGTGTTGGAGAGAGCAACTGAACTATTAAATGATCTTCATGATGCTAGCGACTACAATGTGACAAATGGGGCACTTTGGAAGGCCTCATTTGATGAGTTTTTTAGCCTGCTTATTAAATATTGCATAAATAAATACGATGGAATTATGCAGTCTTCTCTATCAGATTCAGATCCAGCTGAATCTATTAAGAGGGAACTACCTATGGAGCTCTTGCGTGCAAGTGTTCCCCTCACTAATGACTACCAGAAAAAGCTGTTATATGATCTTTCCCAGCGTTCCTTAGTTGGTCAGGTTGGTGGTAATGGTGGTGACATCAAATCTGAAGTGGTACTGAGTTAA
- the LOC118049002 gene encoding pumilio homolog 18, with product MHSPLPCRSIKPGEACLFVFVFLCVLILVFFSVSFFSMETSSGPSFENLMLSVANLSLTEGRTGTKNRQGFSPRNCLLAANGGSLQGIQEPRVNGLPRYQAGFANSTLVPPPLFPGTIWGSNSSGNDGWDFLGSRLHSGAKRYVPILNSPSGSVVDEGASSVGSNTGLSDSSVVKNQEKLDNLRNFICLLQGDRFVNYCLDKDGSRTLHVLLSLRDPEITCQICKNVLDMSSRGIPIFFELMLNQHGWHVFSEVIDSLNHQQLKLITYEITKDLSVFTALTLHTHGSNLIKKVIRTLTRSHLISFVTNNLCAAFLLIMTNRIGSYVISECLNHLRAEDNEALYEAAIKWCLDLAIDHEGSIAVIRVINTIQGLQRYRLLNILSENAVFLSQDPEGNYVIQKVMSLNIPLFTQKVCRLLIGHYETISLQKGGSHIVEKCLDTEWKSWIIESFLSNTNTLLHVAKDEFGNYVIQKALKVTKKSGSPLYHKLLSRLKPHLSILQSGYGRNVFNLITGGQSLKKV from the coding sequence ATGCACTCTCCTCTACCATGCCGCTCTATAAAACCAGGCGAGGCTTGTTTATTCGTATTTGTGTTTCTTTGTGTTCTAATTCTTGTATTCTTTTCGGTATCCTTTTTTTCGATGGAGACATCTTCAGGTCCTTCTTTCGAAAACCTTATGCTTTCTGTCGCCAATCTTTCCTTGACAGAAGGGAGAACTGGCACAAAAAACCGTCAGGGTTTTTCTCCAAGGAACTGCCTTTTGGCTGCTAATGGTGGTTCTTTACAAGGAATTCAAGAACCCAGGGTTAATGGGTTACCACGGTATCAGGCCGGGTTTGCGAATTCGACTCTAGTTCCACCGCCACTGTTTCCCGGAACTATCTGGGGATCAAACAGTTCGGGCAATGATGGATGGGATTTCCTAGGTTCAAGATTGCATTCCGGGGCAAAGAGATATGTTCCTATTTTAAACTCTCCGAGTGGTTCTGTCGTCGATGAGGGAGCAAGTAGTGTTGGTTCTAACACAGGACTAAGTGATTCCAGTGTGGTGAAGAATCAAGAAAAGCTTGACAACTTAAGGAACTTCATTTGTCTCCTTCAAGGAGATAGATTTGTCAACTATTGTTTAGACAAAGATGGTTCAAGAACACTTCATGTTTTATTGAGTTTGAGGGACCCGGAGATTACATGTCAGATATGCAAGAACGTTTTGGACATGTCATCAAGAGGAATCCCCATTTTTTTCGAGCTGATGCTTAATCAACACGGATGGCATGTCTTTTCTGAGGTAATTGATTCGTTGAATCATCAACAATTGAAATTGATTACATATGAGATAACCAAGGACTTGTCCGTTTTTACTGCATTGACATTACACACACACGGTTCGAACTTGATAAAGAAGGTCATTAGAACACTCACGAGATCACATTTGATTTCGTTCGTGACCAACAATCTGTGTGCTGCGTTTCTTCTGATCATGACCAATCGGATAGGTTCGTATGTTATATCGGAGTGCTTAAACCACCTGAGAGCTGAAGACAACGAGGCATTATATGAAGCAGCCATTAAATGGTGTCTTGATTTAGCAATAGACCATGAAGGATCCATAGCCGTAATCAGGGTCATTAACACCATCCAAGGTCTGCAAAGATATCGGCTCCTGAATATCCTATCTGAAAATGCAGTGTTCCTGTCGCAGGATCCGGAAGGGAACTATGTGATTCAGAAGGTCATGTCACTCAATATTCCTTTATTCACCCAAAAAGTATGTCGTCTCCTTATAGGCCATTATGAAACCATATCCTTGCAGAAAGGAGGCAGTCATATTGTCGAAAAATGCTTGGATACAGAGTGGAAGAGTTGGATAATTGAGAGTTTTCTAAGCAACACCAACACACTATTGCATGTTGCTAAAGATGAATTTGGTAATTATGTGATCCAGAAAGCACTGAAAGTCACCAAGAAATCAGGCAGTCCACTCTACCACAAACTTTTGTCGCGCCTGAAGCCGCATCTTAGCATTCTGCAGTCTGGATACGGAAGGAATGTCTTCAATTTGATCACCGGTGGACAGTCACTTAAGAAGGTGTAG